TGTGCGCCTTCGGTGGTTCGGCCTGCCCAACATCGTGGCCGGCCGGAAGATCGTCCCCGAGCTCCTCCAGCAGGAGGTGACGCCGCGGAGAATAGCCCTGGAGCTCGAGGCCCTCCTCGGCGACGGAGACAGACGCGCCGCGGTGAGGGCCGACCTCGCCGGGCTTGCGCGCCTTCTCGGAGGCGGCGGGGCCTCGATGAGGGCCGCCCGCGCCGTGCTCGACGTGGCGCGCGCCGCAGGGAGCAAGGCGTTACGAAGATGAAGATATACCTGCGACTTCTCGACTACCTCTCCCCCTACAAGGGGACCTTCGCGGCCGCCGTCGTCTGCATGGTCGTCTTTGCCCTCTCCAACGGCGCCATGGCCTACCTCGTGGGGCCGGCGCTCAAGTTCCTCTTCTTCTCCGGCGGGGAGACGCCGCCGGAGATAAGGCTCATCCCCTTCGACCTCGTCCGCATAGAGCGGACCAGCATGGTCGTGGCCGTGCCGCTGGCCATCATCGTCGTGGCGGTGGTAAAGGGCGCGAGCTCCTTCGGCCAGACATACCTCATGGGTTACGTGGGCCAGCGCGTGGTCTCGGACCTGCGCGACGAACTCTTCGCCCACATACTGCGGCTGCCCGTGGGCTACTTCAGCCGCACCTCGAGCGGCGAGCTCGTCTCGCGCGTGACAAACGACACCAACATGCTCCAGACAGCGACGGCCGAGGCCGTGACGCAGGTCTTCAAGAACGTCCTCACAATCGCCGTCCTTCTCGTCGTGGTGGTGGCCATGGACTGGCAGATGGCCATCGGCGCGCTCTTCATCTATCCCATCGCCATATCGCCCATGGTGCGGCTCGGAAAGAAGATGAAGCGCGCCTCCACGGAGGGCCAGGCGACGATGGCCAACATGACCTCCGTGCTCAACGAGGCGCTGCGCGGGGTGAGGATCGTCAAGGCCTTCTGCATGGAGGGCTACGAGGCCGGCCGTTTCCGGGCCGAGAACGAGGGGTACACGCGCCACAGGATAAAGCAGATAAAGGTCAAGGCCCTCTCCTCTCCGCTCATGGAGCTTCTCGGCGCCGCCGGATTCGCCGTCACCATATGGTACGCCACGTACCGGATAGCCTCGGGCACGCTCACGCCCGAGGCCTTCATGTCCTTCTGCGCCGCCGTACTCATGCTCTACCAGCCGGTGAAGGCCCTCAACGGC
The Deltaproteobacteria bacterium DNA segment above includes these coding regions:
- a CDS encoding ABC transporter ATP-binding protein, translating into MKIYLRLLDYLSPYKGTFAAAVVCMVVFALSNGAMAYLVGPALKFLFFSGGETPPEIRLIPFDLVRIERTSMVVAVPLAIIVVAVVKGASSFGQTYLMGYVGQRVVSDLRDELFAHILRLPVGYFSRTSSGELVSRVTNDTNMLQTATAEAVTQVFKNVLTIAVLLVVVVAMDWQMAIGALFIYPIAISPMVRLGKKMKRASTEGQATMANMTSVLNEALRGVRIVKAFCMEGYEAGRFRAENEGYTRHRIKQIKVKALSSPLMELLGAAGFAVTIWYATYRIASGTLTPEAFMSFCAAVLMLYQPVKALNGVNLNIQNGLAAAQRVFEVLDTEREPSGEGVKLRGVERAVVFDDVSFSYGPGKPVLRDVNLVVEKGEMIAIVGGSGAGKTTLVNLIPRFYDVTGGAVRIDGRDIRELDLGALRSLIAIVSQQVVLFNDTLGRNIAYGDPSRSREEVVEAARAANIHDFAASLPDGYDTIIGEGGVRLSGGEKQRVSIARAILKNAPILILDEATSALDTESELEVQKGLDNLMRGRTSFVIAHRLSTVRNADRIIVISGGTIKEAGRHEELLARSGEYRRLYDLQFPAAREAGA